In Acomys russatus chromosome 16, mAcoRus1.1, whole genome shotgun sequence, the DNA window ggtctacaaagtgagtccaggagagtcaaggctacacagagaaaccctgtctcagagaaaaacaaagttttaattaCTATGCCGAAGAGATCCATGCCAATGGCCTGTAAGCCCCTTGCCGAAGGACAGATACTTCCTAAGATGTTAGCAGCTGTTGTTTATGGGAGATAAACCACATTTTTTACTTCAGTAAACAAGTTTATTTGGCCCAACTCTACCAGACATGCTTGGTCACATGTGGAAGGGAGGATTGTAGGCAGGGAACATGTCAGAATGTATGTTTGCCACGGACTGGATCTGACGGAAAATGCAGTGAAGTGTGGgctcttcttgcctttgtaaGCCCCTGCAAAATACGACTGGCGCCATTTCCCTGGGAACCTGGGTATGGACCTGTCCGGACTATATCCACTTGGCCAgcatttaattaaagcttgctttaaaACTGGGTTTACActgtggtagtggtcttattcttGACCAGTGGGATGAACGTCTTCCTTAGAGATAGGTTCTATAGACAGACAAGCTCATGATAAGGGTGTGGGGGGAGGATTTGGTTTGGTCTCAGGCGCACAGATAgcacaaaggtcaccaggctcCTCTGAAGGAACAGAAACGTGGGTTACATTCCTGGCTCCCCCAGGAATGCAAGCACAGGGAGCTCCATGCCTCCCACAAGGAGGTCAGGCCTCATCAGGGCTGGGAAACGGGCTCCTGGCCAGCGCAGCCTGAGAAGGGACTGGGTCACCCTCTGCAAATCCTAGTGTCCCAGCTTCACCTCACTAACGGTTTCACGGAGAGTCTTCACGGACGTCTGGGAACTGGTTTGAACCGGTTTGAATAGAGAAGAGCTTCCAGGCCAGGGGGGTTACCCACTACCCCTGGCTCCATGGAACCAGAGAGACCCCCGGACCTCGCTCTACCTCTCACCGGCACGGGCCACGCCCCTCCAAAGGTGTCTCCGCCCCCTCTCCAGACACACGATCCCCAGGCGGACCCGCCTCTTCCTCTGCACACCATCCTGGAGTTGGTTTCTCCGCCCCTTCCTCCTGGTCACCCAATCCCGTCGCCGGCCTGTGtctgccccgcccccgccccgccccgcccccgcgctGCACCAGCTTCTGCTGTGGGCCTGACCCAGGTTTCCTGTCGCGCAGCTAATCATGGAGACGCTGCTCAAGCAGGAGCTGGGCTACGGCTCAGTCAAAGCCTCGGGCCACTCGGGAGGCGGGTGCATTAGCCAGGGCCAGAGTTACGACACGGACAGAGGACGGGTGTTTGTGAAAGTGAATTCCAAGGCGGAGGTAGGGCCCCCGGCGCTGGGCCAGGCTGGCCCGGGCTCCTTGGCCCCCCGAGACGCGGAGACCCCCGGGGTTCCAGCTCTGGGTCCAGGTCCCTGTCCACGCGTGGCCGCCCCACCCTGGCCTCGGGCGTCCCAACCGCTGCCCACGCGGATGCGGCGCCTGGTGTTCTCTGACATAGCGGTACCCGCTTCTTTGAGAAGAGCCTTTGTATCTGGCCAGTTTTGAGGAACGTCACAGCACACGCGTTTATCTGGGGGCTTATTTTAACTCGCAGAGACTCAAACTTAATGGATCAAAGATCGTAAAGTGTCAAGAATAATgcgcttccccccgccccccgccgtgCTCTGTTTGAGTGTGAACTTTTCTGAAGTGCCCTAGGGAAAGATAGGGCGAGCTCCACTGCTTCCGTGTGCTACTGGTTGCTGCTGTCCCTTTGTCACTTTAAGCGGTTCACTCCAGGGCTTGGTTGGAAGGAAGGCGGGGTGGGGATGGATAGCTTATGTGGGAGTTAGAGATGACCTTTTGAATAagactgaaggtgtttatcttcTGGCCAAGCGTTGTACCTCACACACCTTCAAagtagccttttctttttttagttttgtgtgcactggtgttttgcctgcatgtatgtgtatttgagggtgtctgatcccctggaactggagctgggaactgaaccccgctcctatggaagaacagccagtgctcttgaccgctgagccgtctctctagcctcttttattcttaaaattggTTCctgtaaccaaggctggcctccaacccctATCGTCAGACATCAGTTGAACTTTATCAACTCCTGGACGAAGTTGCCCTCAGCACTAGCCTTTGGTGTGTCCTGGACTTCAAGGCACccgcctcttctggcctccctgcaCCCTGCCTTTACACATGCCTCTGCATCTCcaccttgatttttcttttcttctctttgtgatGACAGAGGTTGAGCCCGGGGCCtggcacatgctaagcaagtgctgtaTCGCTGAGCTCCCTTCTCAACTCTTgggatgtttttaaaatgttgtttggAGTTcagtgtgggttttttgtttgtttgtttgtttgtttttggagacagggtttctctgtgtagccttggctgtcctgtagaccaggctggcctcgaactcacagagatccgcctgcctctgcctcccgagtgctgggattaaaggcgtgaaccaccacgtccagcttcagtgtgggttctttttcttttctcttctttcaaattgatttttttttgggggtgggggttattttattttttgaaacaggatctcactatgtagctctagctgggcctggaatttgctatgtagaccagactgtccttgaactaacagagatacACCTCCTTAAGAACCTGCATTTTCTCTGAGGaagtggcttgtttgtttgttgttgtttctgggaCACACTCCACCCAGGCTAATCTGGAACTTACTGTGGAATCCCCAGCCCCTCAAGTGGTAGGATTCCACTTATTAGCCAACATGTACTGttgagttcttaaaaaaaaaaaaaaagaaagaaagaaagaaaagaaaaaaagatttatttattctttatttattcagttttaaagacgatatgtatgcatgtatttgtgtgtggggtgtgagtgtagtgcccatggagaccagaggcatcagattctcCTGGACCTACCtgatgtgggaactgaactcaggacccctacAGAAGCAGTGTGCACTTTCAACCACAAAGCCCCACTGCTGGGTTATTTCCACTTCAAAGTCTACTTTCAGTTTTTCcggtcttccttttcctttggtctttttcttgtttgctctGGAATACAGAGTATGAGTTATGCAGGTGCACTGTGTAAGATAAACATTTGCTGGTGTAAACATAACTTTTGTGTTGGAAAATCTTCCTTGCTCTGCTTGCTATGAGGTAAGGCTTTTCAGGTGCCTGGCTGCTCTTATGTTCACTTTCTTGTGCCTTGCTAGGATCTGCCTGGTCTAAGTTGTTTTCCCACTTCATTGCTCTTATTTGACTCTTGTGAATGTATGTAattgattttctcatttttagattgtttctagattttgttttgtttttcacaatgaTCCAACCTTGGCTTAATTTTCCCATGGTCTATTCATGAGTAGCTGTGTTCTTAGCTTAGAATATCGAGACCACACAAGCAGTAAATTACTTCTGTAAAAGAGCTCTGCTTCTTTATGACTTTACAGTTCCTTTTAAAACCTCTCTTGctggccgagtgtggtggtgcacacctttaatcccagctctcgggaggcagaggcgggggatctctctgagtttgaggccagcttggtttacaaagggagtccaagacagccaatgtgacacagagaaaccctgtcttgttttgttttgttttgttttgttgagacagggtttctctgtgtagccttggctctcttggactcgctttgtagaccaggctggcctcgaactcacagaggcctgcctctgcctcctgagtgctgggattaaaggtgtgcgccaccatgcccggctgagaaactctgtcttgaaaaaaaaagaaagaaatcctgcctCTGAAAGCATCTCTTTCACTGGTATTCTCATCACCAGTGCCTTTGCGTACATTTAGCTTTGCCTTCAATTATAAAGAGATTGCTATGAAGGTTCTGTGCAGGGCGCAGTTCCTTCTCAGAAGCTTTGACCTTCTTAGTGACTAATAACATTTGTAAAGCTAAGAGGTTCAGTATTCTCTCATTTTAtaggtgaggaaactgaagcaAAGAAAACTTGAGTAACTTGCCTGGGATCACAGAGGTAGCAACTAGGAGAGTGAGTAGAGGGATTTCTGTGGCAGCCCTGTTCAGTAGGGTGCGCGATCCCATCTGGGTGTGACACACTGTGAAACAGTGAACATGAGAAGGTATAAAAAATACACCAGATCCCAGAGCCTGTATGATTCTGTGTAAAATGATCAAGCAGCCCTcggaagcctgaggcaggaggattgtgagtttgaggccaacgtggactacatagcaaaaccctgcctttaaaaacagcagcagcagcaaaaacaacaaagcccagaaacacaaaaaagcaggcaaaatAGCTCTGTGATGGCAGAAGCCAGGGTGGAGACAGCTGTCTCATGTGGGCAATGCTCTGAGTAAGAAGCCAAATTTCTGTTGCTATCTGGactctttgttttgagacagaatctctctgtgtcaccttggctgtcctggaactcactctttagagcaagttggccttgaactcagagatcagcctgcctccgcctcccgagtgctgggattaaaggtgtttgtgccaccaccactcagtgGTATCTGGACTTTTGAATCTCATATGATGGTGATGCCTCAAGATTAATTGATTGGTGcacgtgggagacagaggcaggccgtTCTCTtcgtgtttgaggccagcctggtcaacatagcgagtttcaggacagccaagcctacatagagaccctgtctcaaaaaacaaaaatcaaacaaaaaatgcagCCCCAAGCTGGGAGTACAAGCTTGCTTATGTCTCTGTGACTTATAGCCGATTCCTCTGCCGAGTACCATGGAAGAACTTTCCATTTCCCTTGAGTCCCAGATCTGGCATAAATGCGGTTTAAAATTGTAACACCAGAAGAAATCATGACTAAAGGTCATCTCTGGTGACTTTAGCCtcttctttcatccttttcctgACAGGCTAGAAGAATGTTTGAAGGTGAGATGGCAAGTTTAACTGCCATTCTGAAGACAGACACAGTCAGGGTACCCAAGCCTATCAAGGTTCTTGACGCCCCAGGAGGCGGGAGTATGCTAGTGATGGAGCACTTGGACATGCGGTATCTGAGCAGGTCAGTCTGGACAACATCTCTTCCGGTTAAAAGCAAAggctttgtttttcctctgtggtTCTTTAACTTTGGAATCTTGTGTTTGGGGGGTGCTGTACAGAGCCCACAACAGATGACAGCTGTATATTATGAATGGCATGCATGCTCGGCCAAAAAGTCAGAGAAGTAAGGTGATCGCAGAAGACTCAGCTGCAAAGTCTAAGAAGACTAGGACACGTGGTCAAAATATGGGACCCTCtgtttcagttttgctttgtttttggaaCAGGGTCTTGTAGGCGTTctcttttagatattttattaggTTCTtgtatctaccacccttctccaccccaatcccttccaacccgaacactaggtaggtgagaaagcaggttagagaggaaagggggcataTCGGGCTCCTAGGGGCAAGTCCAGTCTCAGCCATCAGACtgtccagcaatccagcaaaccagcaattgcaaatgcagcagcaggaaTCCGCAGCAGCATGGGCAGCAGCTGCCACCACAGGCCCTTTCAGGGCTcccccatttataccctctccagaggCCCCAGAATTAAACCATCTTCAGCTGGCAACGATCTCAACCCTGTCAGTGCATGAGTTAACTATGAGACATCATAGTTATGGGTGTGGAGCAAGTGAAGCAATGCCATACCCcacccacacctgggattaagacagaaacatattcacataacataactgggttttggttttttgttttttgagacagggtttctctgtgtagccttgactgtcctggactcactttgtagaccaggctggccttgaactcacagcggtctgcctgcctctgcctcccgagtgctgggattacaggcgtgcgcctgGCTCTTCTTAggattcttgttgtgtgctaccTAATTTCCGCTTTTATTTCAGTAGAATGTTTGACTTGCTTTATGTGCCTCGAGACCTTTCAGATCTATCTGCTGTTTGTGTGTCATTTCTTTACTTCCTGCATTTGGGTTTCAGCCACGCCGCCAAGCTTGGGTCCCAGCTTGCAGATCTACACCTTGAGAACAAGCAGCTTGGAGAAGGGCTCCTGAAGGAGGCTGGCACCGTGGGTAAGGGGCTGCATGCGCCCTGGGGGCTCCTGAAGGAGGCTGGCAACGTGGGTAAGGGGCTGCGTGAGCCCTAGGGGCACTGCCTGGAAGGGTCTCAGGGGTGGCATGATGCTATATACAGCCTATGCTGATGTCAAAGCGAAGGGTGGCCACCCCGGGGCTGCACATAGCAGTGCCGTGAACACCATGGCGGCAACGGTCACAGTGTACCCTCCACATACTGAAAAACAGGAAATCCCCTGGACTTGAAGCCATGTGATGTTATGGTTGTTTTACATCTTACTAATAAaagttgttttggcttttgataCAAAGTGTTGCCTTTAAACACACTGTCTTCGGtgggggagagatggctcagcaattaagagcactgactgatcttctaaaggacatgggttcaattcccagcactcccatggcagctcacaaccgtctgtaaccccaagatctgacaccaccacacaaacatacatgtaggctaaaccccaatgcacataaaatatataataaatacatttaaaaacaaaaccaaaacactgtCTTCTGTTCCATGCACACACCATTCTTGAGGCTAAGAATGACAGCCCTAATGCCCCCCGTGTAGAACAAAGTACAGTGTTAGCTCATGTGCTGACTCTGTTAGACAGAGTAGCTGACAGCCAGAAAGCAGATAATCATTCTGGAATCTACTGTGTAGAGTGCTGCTGATGGGCCCTGCTAGCCTGTCCATCCTGCTGCAATGTGCTGATGGTAGCACCAGCCCATCTCCTTGTCCTGTAAGATCTGCTAACTAACACGTCCTGTAACACTGGCTCTCCTGTTGCTTCCAGGCAGCATGAAGTTCACTTGATtgggattttcttaattttggGGAGACACATGAGGTTGAGTCACTTAAAAGCATAATAGTTTTATCTGTCAAAAATGGAACTATATTGTCACTGAAATACATCCTTTCCTGATGGGTTATAgggttgatattttttttctctaaagaaatgtatatattatctatttatttttgacactgttacccatccctccatccccgtGTACCGTCTGGTACTTGGTTCTGCTTCTAGAATAGCTAGTGCCCTTGGTTATTAAGTCTGCTCTGAGTGACCTGGGGGTCTTGCTTATCTCTGGGTGCAAGCACTGGGGGGAAGGACGTATTGATACCAAAACAGCAACTCTGAGCTCCAAGAGTGGGCCTGAGGGGCTCTTGGGACAAGGGGACAAACGAGTCACCTCTGTTCGTTTCCTTTTTATGAAAGGGAAAGGATGTGGACAAGCGGAGCGGCTCTTTGTGGACCAGTTTGGGTTTGACGTAGTGACGTGCTGTGGGTACCTCCCCCAGGTGAGTGACACAGAACCCACAGTCAGACTGCCTGTTCAAACAAGCGGGGAAattatctcttccttttctgtgagattttgtaactttttctggttttttgagacagggtttctctgtgtagccttggctgtcctggcctcaaactcacagagatccacctacctctgcctccccagtgctggtattaaaggtgtgtgccatcatgcccaactTATTTTCagagatttatcttattttaattagtgtgtgtatatagtaGATAGAATGACAGTTGTGATCATTAgatttaattgtcaacttgatacaatctagagtcatctgggaagctgggcctggtggtgcacacctttaatctcaccactcaggaggcagaggcagaggcaggcagatctctgtgagttcgaggccagcctggtctacaaagtgagtctaggacagccagggctacacagagaagccttgtctcgcaAAACCATACCAACAACAAAATGTGCCcgagaatcacctgggaagaaagtCAGAGTGAGGGATTATCTGAAGTGGCCTGTGGGCGTACTTGTGGAGGCTTTCTTACTTGGGTTACTTGATGAAGGCAGCACCACCCGAatttgggcagcaccattccctactCTGGATGTGAGCAGCTGTCTTTAGTCTGGGCCTGCCTTGACCTTCCTGGAGTGATGGGCTATAACTTGGAATTGTTGGATGGGCtagttttatcacagtgacagaaaggaagccaggaaagCACGTTGCCAGGGAGAGAGAATGCAGAACATAGAAACTCTGAGGTGTTTTATGGTGGCACAGGAGCCGTAGCTTTGGGCGTACGCAGGAAGTTATATGTAACCTGTTTTACATGGGGCTTCAGGTTCTACGGGTTCAGAGCATATGTCAGGCGGCGTTGGTCCTTCCTCCCTTGCCTGTAACTCATGATGCGTGTGTGTCCACGTGCAGTTATGTGCATGTGCctatatgtgtgcttatgtgtattgTCTGTCCGGTGTCGTGTCCTGCTCTGAGCTGATTTATCCTCACATGCCTATCTTATTTTCCTCCTGGGTGGTAAGCGCCTGTGGCCTGTCTGTTGAGAGAGGCTCCACGTGACCTTTCTCATCACTCTCAGGACAAGCCACGAGATCCAGGGGGTCAGCGAGCGCTGGCCTTTGCTCCACAGCTGTTCTAATTAGACTGTGGCTCTTCAGGCTTGGAAGGCTGCAATGCTCCCTTGGCGCACCTGGCTTACCATTCCTCCTGGGACACGGGACCTCCAGCTCAACGTGTGTTGGGTTCCGTGTGGCCCGGTCATGCCTCCCCTCTTTAGCCGCCTGTGActgctgcccctgctcctgcttccCGCAGCCCATTCTGCTTTGGGAGCCCTGGGCACACAAGCCTCCTTCAGCTCCGGTGTTTCTGACAAAGCCCGCTTTCTCCCCTACTGTCACCTGTGCAGGTAAATGACTGGCAGGAGGATTGGGTCACGTTCTATGCCAGGCAGCGCATTCAGCCCCAGATGGACATGGTGGAGAAGAGGTCTGGGGACCGGGAAGCTCTTGAGCTATGGTCGGCTCTGCAGGTGAGCAGGGCCTCTGCCCCACTGAGTCCTGACACAGGGGAGGCACCACGGCAGCATGGCATCCGTGTGGCTTCTGTGTAGGAAGCACAGTGCTTGTCAGTGTCATGTAAATGTGCCTGCCCAGACACGGAACAGCACCTAGGCAAACGTGTGCCTCCACGTGCGCTGAGCACTTTGCTTAAGGCTCCACCTTCCTCCCTGCAGCTGAAGATCCCTGGCCTGTTCCGTGATCTGGAGATTGTCCCTTCCTTACTTCATGGAGACCTCTGGGGAGGAAATGTGGCAGAAGATCCCTCTGGCCCCATCATTTTTGACCCAGCATCCTTCTATGGCCACTCAGAGTACGAGCTGGCGATAGCTGGCATGTTTGGGGGCTTCAGCAGCTCCTTTTACTCCGCCTACCACAGCAAAATCCCGAAAGCTCCAGGGTTTGAGAAGCGCTTGCAGTTGTACCAGCTGTTTCACTATCTGAACCACTGGAACCATTTTGGATCTGGGTACAGAGGATCCTCTCTAAACATAATGAGGAATCTCAGCAAGTGAGCTGGCTTCCCACCAGAGGGAGTGTCTTATGAGTGTGCTGGGTCTTCTGGTAGAGGATCAAGTCTTAATTAATATCACAAGCGTCACTGTGAACTGAGGGTCAGGTGACCAGATCCAACTATTTGGTCAAGGGACACAGCCCCTTTCCCTGTGAAGTCTTCTCGTTTACTCCACCCTGGACTCGCTTAAGATCCAttgatggtttctttcttttcttttttctttttcgttttcttttctttctttctttttttttttttaagacagggtttctctatgtagccttggctgtcctggacttgctttgtagaccaggctggcctcgaactcacagcgatccacctgcctctgcctcccaagtgctgggattaaaggcgtgcgccaccactgcccagcccattgatggtttctttcttttctttttttcccctctctttccctccctgttcTCTCACGTTTTACATTCAgaacacagtttcccctccctacCATCCCCCGAAcccccccatctcccccagatcacctcccccacctctcctcaggaaagagcaggcctccaagggacatcaccaaacatggcataacataGCATCActtcaaggctggatgaggcaacccagtaggaggaaaagggttccacAAGTAGgcaaagagtcagggacagccccgctcccactgttaggatttcCGTAAGAACACCAAGCTCCTCAGCCATAGCATatctgcagaggatctgggtcaGCCTCACAGGCTCCCTGTCAGTTGGTTCTGTGGGCCCTAAGCTTTGTATAGCATTGGTTAGCTCGGGCAGGGGAAGGTTAGGTGTACATTGGACTTCCTGGCTAGACTGAGCCTCACTGGTGATGCAAACACAGACGTGAAGAGCCACACTCTGCTGCAAGGTCGAGAACTAAGTGACCGTGTTGGCGTGGTGAAGGATGTCCACTGTGCGGGAAGTGGCCAGTGTGccatcccccagctcttccttgTTGTGAATTGTCAACACTTCTGAGCCATTCACAGTGATGCTTATGATGGTTAGACTTGATCCAGACATGGAGGCATCTTATTAGAAGATATGAGTGATGACCAATTCTAAAATCAATGAAATTCCCTTTGCTTATGTAGCGCTTCTGGTCCCTGCTATGAGCTGAGCTGTAATggatgttttggtttctttgtaaactcagttatgttatgtaaatatgcttttattttaatttatttaatttgaacACAGCTGTTAATTGTCTTATGCGGgctgtggtctttgccagctggtaagagCCTGCCTTGTGCAGCACACAGAGGGGCGTGGTCGAGGACACTGAGGAGGATAAAAAGGAGAGCGGAGCCTGGAGAGAATGGTGTGGTGGGTGGCGTGAGGTGGGGAGCAGCTTGAAGAGACCTGAGACCAGTATGGTGGATGAAAATGACCGTTTCGAGGCAGCGGCTCGGAGGAGGCTGCTTGCTGCGTTTGCTGTTGGTGGAGATTAGTGTTGCCCCGAAAGAACCCAcggaccctaaacagctgggagaagtaaaggtgTCTGCGCCCCCTCTCCCTGCTAACGTTCTTTCTCACACCTGGGGTTaagggttggtggaagggaggtagaggcttcaataccccaaataaaatagagattaaaaaaacaaacgtCACCACTGAGCAGGTCTGGAGACTGATTTGGGGACTGAGCAACTTACCAACCTTAAGGGTAGCTTTTTCTCAGTTCAGTTTAGGAGCCTAGGATACTCCTGGTACGGcaactttgtgttcttttcttttctccttatttccttctttatctctttcctttcctttccttccttccttccttctttttttctttttggtttttcgagacagggtttctctgtgtgcagctctagctgtgctggaactcactctgtagatcaggctggtctggaatttggAGGTCCTCCTGTTTccccgcctcccaagtgctgggattgaagtgtGTGCCACCTCCATCCAGCTTTGTTTTCTAACGTTGTCATTCTTTTGAAGCTTATgaacattggattttttttttcttttaacactaTAGAAATGGGAAGTTTCATGAATGACATTGATCTTGATAAATATTTTTGCCtaaaattttgaataaaatttcattttcagtgaTGCCTGAGACTAGTATATCTCCCTATTTATGTACTcaacctttgtttgtttgcttgtttgttttttgtttttcgaaacagtgtctgtctgtgtagtcctggctgttctaaacttgctttgtagaccaggctggcctcgaactcacagtgatctgcctctctgtgctggaattaaaggcgtgtaccaccacacccggctatgtACTCAACATTTATCTTAGGTGTTTGCTAGAAAACtttgtgtcttagggtttcattgctgtgaagaggcatcatGACCGCGGCGAGTCTTGTgaaggggctggcttacagtttcagaggcttcgTCTGTTATCATAACAgcgagaagcatggcagcgt includes these proteins:
- the Fn3krp gene encoding ketosamine-3-kinase, whose protein sequence is METLLKQELGYGSVKASGHSGGGCISQGQSYDTDRGRVFVKVNSKAEARRMFEGEMASLTAILKTDTVRVPKPIKVLDAPGGGSMLVMEHLDMRYLSSHAAKLGSQLADLHLENKQLGEGLLKEAGTVGKGCGQAERLFVDQFGFDVVTCCGYLPQVNDWQEDWVTFYARQRIQPQMDMVEKRSGDREALELWSALQLKIPGLFRDLEIVPSLLHGDLWGGNVAEDPSGPIIFDPASFYGHSEYELAIAGMFGGFSSSFYSAYHSKIPKAPGFEKRLQLYQLFHYLNHWNHFGSGYRGSSLNIMRNLSK